The genomic window tattatttttcaaatgtaaattatcataattatttatttaaatttgtgagacgataatattaaattttcaatgtaagtcttaaatgtaatccatacaattatatatgcatccatacaattctataattaaagtagtgtaccgttaccatggaaacgcctcctttaaaactcacgcacgcgcacggtgcgaatagaacaaacaattttttttatattcgagCCTTTCCTAAAAAGTCCATACCACCTTATCGTTTTTTCGCCACTTGAGGATACTATACTAGCAACTCTGCAACGGCATTAGATacaataacatatttatattctaggtaatatttttatataagattgtatattTGCAactaacgaaacaaaaaaatttataataaattaaaataacacaatagTTGACTATTTAACTATCAAAATCAATGATCAGCTCTGttgtttaaattcataaacataacctgaaatttccctctttgtttttttacaaaaggctACGTGATTTtaagttatatattattttgattataaataaaataaaacctctTTTTTTTGAGATAAACTGTGCCAATTGAACAGAGACACTCATTGAGTCCATGtaaaaacaatatgatttttttctcttaacttAAGGAAAATATgatcttttgaataaatttttaaaaaaaatagtatagaCCGTGATTCAGATACTGTTATGCTACCTTAACTATTATTCTTCGAAAATTGAAGCCAATGAAGTGAAGTTAACATTTGATAACCTTAAATTAATTACTCGGTAACGATTTAAGATTTTTCTTCGTAGACATTAGTGGGAAAAACTGATGTCTCGTTCAGCACAAAATATAAAACGATAATTGTCGTACGACTTGgattttatcttcaaaaatttaacatattataaTGTCTATGTCATCCTCTGAAAATTTGTAAAGCTGTAAGCTTATGTTAATGAACCCATGATCACTTAGATTTtgaaaaagtggataaaacgttctattaatgaaattcatccacaaccattaaatttttgtttaaaatttacattttccgCTCTTGTAGGGCATTCTGTAATTTTAAtgacttaatattttatttattggcaAGTTTtcacattaatttaaattaaatattcgtagatatttgttttatgataCTATATTTTCACACTACTCTCACATGtgattataattaatagtatttttaactaGTTCTactgataaatttattaaaatatttctacagGATGCTACTGAAAAATCGTTTAATGtttagtaaaaatgttttttcattaactTGCTGTTACCCTGTCTTTtcgaatattatatatatttcgaaattCAAGATTGATTTCATTTGATATAACACCCAACGGTTTATTCAACTTTTTACAGCTGCTTTCTAATGTAGAATGAagcattaatgaattttattttataggctCGTTTGACTCAAATTAGGGCTACCAAACTCTTCGGTTTTGAACCGGAGTCTACGGTTTTCGAATTGTGTCCTGCCCATGTTATTTGGAGAATAATTTCcggatttttttcttttttataaaattctttataaataaaaataaatatttataatatccaCACCATTACATGGATACTCATGTTATTCTAAAACAGTTTGCGTTTGCGCTATATCTACTGATATTTTATATCACAATTTAGTCTGATCagtaaacataaacaaaaattggtggaattagtaatatttattcTACCGGTAGCCAAAATGTATTATGTTTAAGTGTCAAgccaataattataaatttattatttaaatgttagtatatttatgatttaccaccgcaatttaatcaaatttacaaatttgataCGACAAAAAGATTCAGGTATTtaagttaaacaagtgaaaacaatcaattgactgagttaattgttgaaataccatgtattgactGTGTTGatcacgcaatcgtttgttttttgacgtcacgtaaataaagaaagatttccactcttaaatagccacacacacataactaatattcccatattaatccatactacaaaattttcacctaattaacgccctcgtgggtaaacagtgatgttaacaagaaaatgtttcaaacaaaagttgtttatttttttataaggacatattttcatttaaacatttgttctatctctaacggcttacaagatggatcctacggacccaagacccaattgacctatgttgctcatttacgaactcgacctcactttttacgacttaagcacactataaaaatttcagcttgatatctgttttcgtttttgagtaatcgtgatgacagacgacagacagacagacatacggaaatggactaattaggtgattctatgaacacccaaacaaaaatttttttcgtagcatcaatatttttaggcattacaaacttgggactaaacttaatatactatgtatatttcatatacatggtataaaaaaaccaataacctccggattttctgaaattttgagTAGGTACAAGGGATAATACGGTGTGAATACGGTGATTGATAGAAGTTAGCTGTCGCGTTTCTAGTCTTAACAATGGGGAtgatgagtaaaatttttttatcacttcagatgaagaattcttactGCACGAacagaaaagtgaaattggtcatttaaaatttctagaaGTGCTCAGTATCACCAtatagattacatataaaactctgttttgcaagaaagagacgggaaaaaaaactttgaatattttaaatctttgaataaattttgttatgttgTCAAGTCTAGTAAAGTGGCAAATTCTTTATCAGTCACATATTTCATTCTAGCTATTCTGATAGATTAACTCATTCCAATTCTCGAATGTggttagtattttttattggcTGCTTGATTTTCTGGAACGAGCTCAATTAAAGACTCGCGGTTTTTATAAAActactttgtttattttttcctaaaatactacattttgtttatttttgctgaaaaaatgatctacgattttagaaataatatataagaatagACTAATCAATTTTTcaggtattttaaaattgtgagaTCTTTCTGAATAATCTCTAGCCCATATTTCATTTAACAccttatatacatttataataccggactctgtattttgaaattttcattttttctgtttattgaCATTTATCAATAGGAAGGTGCCGAACTTTGTCcgttttaataaaatgcatgattttcttcaattaaaaaaaattttatacacaaagtCTCAATTTTgagatttaatattattgacaacgattaaaattatttattagtaattttgtttatgtttaattattttgttctgTCTAAGTGTCTAgacacattttataattattttattatcttaataatatattcataattaaaaatagaaaggaCGATGTACtaaataagaaaacattttaagtaCTTAAATTCACCCTTTTACTGCAGGGGCTATGcacacttttaaatattaaaaaaaaaagaaatattcatcCTCTATGTTTTTGGATtcgttgaataattttttgatggcTCAAAACTCACAATTTGATTCAACCGGTGGTCGCAAACATAATAATTGATCTATATATGGAGAATAGTTTTCAGGAATCGACTCCTCGCCAGTTAGTTTTTATGAGAGTTTGAGTGCACTCAACAAAATCACATTCATGagtgctttttttatttatgcctATTAAGTGGGACAAAATTGAAATACTTCCAGGCACCAAATTCTCTTTATTAaacactagcttgatacccgcctgctttactgggcttaaaagtaaaacccaccgctttatagcctccacctctcttgatctcacttaccCCCCATAACACtcaaagggattgttttacacagctaaaatatatgcagtttaattttaatttattaagtaaatcagaaaagatggccatgaattgtttggcatttactcttttaaatttttgcagaaatctttaatttattatttatttacagctcatgtgttattctgatgtatgagctacattattgttcagtttcattcaaatccattctttagtttttgcgtgaaagcgtaacaaacaaacaaacaaacaaacatccttactttcacatttataatatataggaaattaaaaaaatctatttaatattttggacGATTTTAAGCATATTTTGCTCTTTGATATTTTTCACCTAACTTACCTTTTTCGAGGGATAAgcattcgaaaaaaattcgGATTTTCACCGAAAActcgttattgacgaaaataaatattattttgtggttacgattaaaaacttaatttgaaAGCCATTAAAGCCAATTCTAAGCATATTTTGgctcttttcagtttttactaaATCTCACCGTTTTCAATATATGCTCGTTTGGACAAAATGTACGGGGTTTGGTCCGTGtcaaaaattcgttattgacaaaaataatgattttttttgtggttCTGGTCAAAAATTGCCGCCATATTGCAGCCCTTTGATTGATTGCactattaatttacattttgacagtaatttggctAATTTGATTAGTTGAAAATGATGTAACTACTTCTTAAGCTTGTTTGATTGGTTTAAAATGAGTGTGGTAATGAAAATGAGTGCGGTAATTGACTATTTTTCGCACGCAAAAtgagtgagaaaagtagttCTTATATATCTCGAgcgtagataaaaatttaaaaataattttctcaattcAGCATAATTGAACCagaattatttatatcaaaaatggcATCTAAATCAAAACCATAATTGcatgaacataaaaatacacatttttttacacaatatatataattttacgctttttatatacatttttcaatcGGCTTTTTATATGATAAGCATggctttttattatatattcttatttgctttaaaattaactattaatattaatataaataaatatactaaaatattacatttatgtgtgttaaaattgtaataaacatttttattaatatattcatagaaaatattaaaacaaaaaattaaatattaaaaaatatagaatctAGTAAATTAGACTTAATTCTAGCACAGTTTTTTACACGAACTTAGattatttagaatatattaGGTGCAAGTTGTATAAAAAACTGGAATGAAACGCATATTATTGTGGCAGAAAGGGATtaagaaaaacaacaaaaatttgaattctttTAGACCCACCGTCTTTTGAGACATaaatatcaaatgaaataatCTATTTAAACTAGTAAAAGCTATCGAAATGCGGGATTTAACAAAACTTCAATTGTGCTTAATAACCTTTTCCTCTGCGAAAATTAATGTATAGCcgaaaacttctttttttagaccctatacaatttttaatacgatTTTTTAACCCACTCCTCCCATCTTTGTCACAGGTTGTCACATTTGTGAAATCCCCGTGCAATAATTTCTCTTTatgtttagaaataattaaattaaaacagtaattttaaaatttttttaaattttcatttaactttttttatttttgacttaaACTTACataaacctttttaaaatacatcCAGTTTGTAATATTTTAGACTTTGACATGTGACGTCATAAAAGCTTTACCCTTGCTCAATAACACACAATACAACATTTCGTTGACCCTACCCTTAACGTGtgacaaaataattgaataaaaattgtaaaatttaaataattatgtccGCCAAACAAAAGGAAGACATGAGtactaaaaaaatgatttttacatttttaactgaattattttcttgaataacgTTCTCAATGAATTCATCAGTTTTAATTCATCGtgcaattaacaattttttaggcCACCAGAAACAAAATCTCTGGCTATACAAATTTCGTAGTAGAAAAAAGTTGTTAGACATGACCTTGGTTGAGTACGACCTCGCGTTTCCAGGCGTTCCGAAACTACAGCCAAATATTATGCTTGGCGTTAGACCTAGTTGTTTTTGAAATCGTATTTATAGAGAATCATTCGAATGTATTCTAAACACGGCGGAGAGCTAGGAAATTCAGTGTCAAGGTGGtgttaaataattcgaaaatccGACTCAAGTGAAGTTTAATGTTTCGAAGTTCCAAAAAAGTAGTACCTTAGCTAAGTTTTGATGTACAGAATGAAACTGTTTGGTAGACAAGCGTGATTTTGGGGGTACTAAATTTTTTGGGATTATTTACCTTCCTTCATTCAATGGGATTTAGTTTGGTTTATTTgttcaaagaatttttaaaattcttggtAAATTTCCACGAGAACACCAAATGACTATCTtcaaaaaacagaaataataaataataatattataaacagacacttgaaaatattgaatacgcgattattataaaaataaattttctaatcttttaaagaaatttaaatataaaataattttaaaaacattaaaagtaaTTAGTGGCTACATTAAGAAACAATGCGATAATGTTTCAAAtgaacttgaaataaaaatatcaattttattaaaaaatgactaggcagcttaaaaaaaaattaaaaatttacgtttaaaaaaaaaaaaaaaaaaaattaaaatttaacatttaaaaaatttactttttattaataatcctTAAATTTCTTTAGGATttatctttgtcaaaaatcTTGGAGaagaaatctttctttattagtatgataaatattttactgtatTGTATCGAaagtcaaaatacattttttacgaGGTCGAGAAAATTGATctatatttaatgtaaatcGATTATAGGCAATACACAATTCACAAGTGTATGATTATTGTAGAGAAAATCGTCTTGATTTCGTGATATATTACAATTTGACAGTCGTATAGCTCGACAGACTGTCATTATCTTCCGTTGGTCCATTGGTCCATCAAATAGAATTATCAGTACAATTGACAGTCTCTTTTCAATCTATGATTCAATTATCTTAATTCTGTAATATCTTCATTTTTTCGACATTGCCTCTAATTCTAACTTCGAAGATAagtgaagttttattttctcGGCTTCTTTTCTCGATGATTTAGTGATAATCGCagattctaaaataataaagatatatcATAATTTCatcgacaaaatattatatcactaaaaaaagttttggagaGATTTCTTCACCATAATTTTTTCcacataattgatttttttgtttatttctaattattatataattattataaaggcTGTGGtatcgattttcaataaataattgcaGACGGAAAATTACGAATGATCTATTGAATTGaatatgtattcattttatcacgAATAAGAGAAATCGATACGATAGACTTTTCTAAATTACTGTTTAGAGTACTAaatctaatattatttctatttaattagtTAGGGGATGTCGGCCTGGAAAATCTGTGCAAATGACTGAAGCAGAAGTTCGTGGACTTTGTTTAAAGTCACGAGAAATATTTCTGCAACAACCTATACTATTGGAACTTGAAGCACCACTTAAAATTTGCggtaatgtatttattttattttttgtataatcgaGTTAGGGATAAATAATTCGATCTGAAATACATGGCCaattatgaaactttttcttCGAACTAAAATCTTTTTCATTTCACAGACTAAGGTTCAATTTTTTCACTGCCTAAACTTTAATCATTCCTTTTAATTTACTGGTCGAATCTCATttgtaattgaaatttgtttttgggtAAAGTCGTacttttaattatcttaaaatttcttcaaaatattctcTTAACGTTAAATTCAAAATGCGTTTCCTCATACTTCATGAAAAAATATTCCGaatttcagaataaaatttgaagttatCAGAAACAGAAAACTAAGAAACAGAATACTAAAATAGTCATATTAGAGCTTTGTGCCCTttgtagttttaattttgtgtcCTTAAACTGCCTCTTGAGAAATTAGAAGTTCAGGTAATTCGAGCGAGAGTCTTGttccataatatttaaaaaagatcgttacaatacaaatttgtttttttttaggtGATATACATGGTCAATATACTGATCTACTTCGTCTATTTGAATATGGTGGATTTCCTCCAGAAgctaactatttatttttgggTGACTATGTCGACCGTGGAAAACAATCGCTAGAGACAATCTGTTTACTATtggcatataaaataaaatatccagaaaatttctttttgctaCGTGGTAATCACGAATGTGCTTCTATAAATAGAATATACGGATTTTACGATGAATGTAAGTAAATGTTTCATCAATCGTCTAGAAAGTTCGAAAGTGATTATTAACTGATATTTAATCTTTGGTTAAAGGTAAACGACGATACAATATTAAGTTATGGAAAACGTTCACAGACTGCTTCAATTGCTTACCAATTGCAGcaattattgatgaaaaaatattctgtTGTCATGGTGGATTGAGTCCTGATCTACAAGGAATGGAACAAATACGTCGAATTATGAGACCAACAGATGTACCTGATACAGGTTGGGCTTATTTTTTTTTCCACATAGATTCGCTAACTTTGATATTAGATGATAAGGAGCTAGGTAATTGAAGACCAGTCGAATAGTCCTCGAGATACCGtcaaaaatcatttgaaaaaaaaaaaaaaaatgagtccAGATAGAACTTCAGGCGatacttttgaaaatacatGAGTAATTATCATATGAGCcttacttttgtatttttttggatcaaaattactctattttTATCCGAGTTTTATTTCActcttaagaaaatttctaaaactcgAGAAACAATTTTTGCCTAATACTCGTATTTCGATAAAATCCAGTACATGACGTAATATTaacctaaaaaatacaaaaatagtgTTCATTTGATGAtaggatgcatagtttctgataAATATCCATAATCCCTTATAAGATCAACTTGTCGAATCGATTTTTGACTAATAGTTAAATAAACTGGATTTCGTGACTTTTGGGCCATAATTACTTTAGAAAatctaaacacaatttttttttaaaacacaaaaatcaaaacacaattaaaaattacaaaaattttgttttcgatttgaatgtaaattaatattaaaggcGATTCGTACAAAcacgaaaattataataattcaatgacttaattttatgaacattgcCATTTTAGGATTGCTATGTGATTTATTATGGTCTGATCCTGACAAAGATGTTCAAGGATGGGGTGAAAATGATCGTGGTGTCTCATTTACATTTGGTGCTGACGTTGTTGGAAAGTTTCTTAATCGACATGATTTGGATTTAATTTGTCGTGCTCATCAAGTCGTGGAAGATGGTTACGAATTCTTTGCAAAGCGGCAGTTAGTTACATTGTTTTCAGCACCTAATTATTGTGGGGAATTTGATAATGCTGGTGGTATGATGTCAGTCGATGAAACATTAATGTGTTCTTTTCAGGTATGTACTAGACAAACTATATAGAAGAGCAAAATGTGGCCAAGAATAAGTTTAACAtctatattaaatacaatttctaattttagattttaaaaccTTCGGAAAAGAAAGCTAAATACCAGTATAGTGGAATGAATTCTGGTCGTCCGTCCACACCTCAACGTAATCCTCCTAAGAAGAAATAACTCTTTCAGATGTGTCCTTTTCGTTAACATCTGGAATATCATCCTCATATTACACAAACACAAACATAAACTAATCGTAACACCAATTGAATGAAACTTGtaaactaagaaaaaaaaattagctatgaaaatacagtttaaaatttaatatttttcgccATTTtcagtattaaaacaaaagtgatttaattattaattgaaaataattaatttaattttgttaattcaattttaatgtttaattatcgatttttttatttttaagtcgaaTGTAAccaaagatataatttttattaatgatattcgCGGTATAACTATCCacaagttattaaattttaactaattgcatcctaaaatatatctttcagtttgaataaaagaaattaGTTCAATTGAGAGGTTTATTTTGAACAACGGCTGTTTTCTATCCAAATTGCGATGGTATGAATTTCTGGCATCTCAGCCACAGAAGTAATTAGTTAACATATTTTCACTCAAGTAGGTAAGCATGATTGAGTTGCCAAAAACTGAAACCTGCCACTTAATTAATACAAGATTTTATGGAATTGTATAGGCTAAGTCGATTACTTTCGTTAAGAGAGCTCAGGAATGTTTTACTATTGTGCTTAGTTACTAAAATCTTACTGTAGCAAGCCTTTGAATTCTTACATTGCTGCGTAATATGAAGTTATACGTTACCGCCGTTTTATACCATTCTCCATTTAATgtggttattattattttcaaatcttacaaatataatgaaaagaCTGAAAATTTACTTAACAGCAGAGCCTAAGTTTATGACtattaagtaatataaaatgtgggtagtttttattttatgaaaacttaaaaatgaaaagaccGAACAGTAAACGTTCGCATTCAGATACGCTGATCGTTTAATATACCATGAATATGTATCAATCACACTCAGATTTTAAGGAATTCTTTGTCACACATCGACTAAATTAAACTGTgctataaacatacatacatgcatgaattaaaacgaaaatataaattattttttaaaatgtatcggGATTGAGTTTGAAGTGTAGATCGAGGCTTAGAGTTTCGAATATGTACGCAATGAACGATCGTATACTTGGTTTCTGAATGCGGTCGGTAAATTTATTTGACTTGCTTTTTGATTGAATCTAAtcactcattaaaaaaaaatattaaaattaaaaagaaaaagaaaattaaaaaaaatttaaattgtatttttaataataattaattaatataattagagaaaatgtgtatttattaaatgttttgtgTCTTGATAATTAGTTGTTCATGGCcaataatttcaacaaattaatttaatttaaaaaaaaaaaatgaatgataaaCTAATTACTACG from Chrysoperla carnea chromosome 2, inChrCarn1.1, whole genome shotgun sequence includes these protein-coding regions:
- the LOC123293926 gene encoding serine/threonine-protein phosphatase PP1-beta catalytic subunit isoform X2, whose amino-acid sequence is MVRGCRPGKSVQMTEAEVRGLCLKSREIFLQQPILLELEAPLKICGDIHGQYTDLLRLFEYGGFPPEANYLFLGDYVDRGKQSLETICLLLAYKIKYPENFFLLRGNHECASINRIYGFYDECKRRYNIKLWKTFTDCFNCLPIAAIIDEKIFCCHGGLSPDLQGMEQIRRIMRPTDVPDTGLLCDLLWSDPDKDVQGWGENDRGVSFTFGADVVGKFLNRHDLDLICRAHQVVEDGYEFFAKRQLVTLFSAPNYCGEFDNAGGMMSVDETLMCSFQILKPSEKKAKYQYSGMNSGRPSTPQRNPPKKK
- the LOC123293926 gene encoding serine/threonine-protein phosphatase PP1-beta catalytic subunit isoform X1 — protein: MADFELNVDNLIQRLLEVRGCRPGKSVQMTEAEVRGLCLKSREIFLQQPILLELEAPLKICGDIHGQYTDLLRLFEYGGFPPEANYLFLGDYVDRGKQSLETICLLLAYKIKYPENFFLLRGNHECASINRIYGFYDECKRRYNIKLWKTFTDCFNCLPIAAIIDEKIFCCHGGLSPDLQGMEQIRRIMRPTDVPDTGLLCDLLWSDPDKDVQGWGENDRGVSFTFGADVVGKFLNRHDLDLICRAHQVVEDGYEFFAKRQLVTLFSAPNYCGEFDNAGGMMSVDETLMCSFQILKPSEKKAKYQYSGMNSGRPSTPQRNPPKKK